One genomic region from Litorilinea aerophila encodes:
- the gltB gene encoding glutamate synthase large subunit, with amino-acid sequence MNEGSQQVGLSGVNGLPAKQGLYDPRFEHDACGVGFVVNIKGHKSHTIIRQALTVLLNLDHRGACGAEENTGDGAGILFQIPDRFFRQVCPPLGIELPAAGAYGVGMLFLPQEEDARRRCERIVEEIVVEEGQRLLGWRTVPTQGEGLGKAARLREPFVRQLFIGRNDAALPKTDGLAFERKLYVIRKRAEHAVRAAREAQGIQALGDLFYFASLSSRTIVYKGMLRCAQVATFYPDLQDERIESALALVHSRFSTNTFPSWERAHPYRYLIHNGEINTLRGNVNWMTARESQLQSPLWGDDLPKILPIIDQTGSDSAMFDNCLEFLALSGRSLPHVMMMMIPEPWANHESMSPEKRAFYEYHSTMMEPWDGPASIAFTDGTMVGAVLDRNGLRPSRYYVTKDDLVIMASEVGVLDVPPERVLEKRRLEPGRMFLVDTAQGRIIADDELKHTMATERPYRQWLDQHLLEADDLPPAPEVPACEPETLTQRQQAFGYTFEQLRMLVAPMARDGVEAVGAMGNDAPHAVLSDQPQLLYSYFRQLFAQVTNPPIDAIREELVTATDVLMGTQLNLLEARPEHCRQIRLKTPILTNEDLAKIRLLDRPGFKAQTLPILFDLEAGSVGLEQALEDLFAQADAAIAQGVNILILSDRGIDRRRAAIPALLATAGLHHHLIRNGKRTQVSLLVESGEPREVHHFAVLIGYGATAVNPYLAFESLEKMIQEGLLTGVDYDEAVYRYCKAAVKGVVKVISKMGISTIQSYCGAQIFEALGLKQSFVDKYFTWTPTRIEGIGLEEVYEEVARRHRRAFPERPADGQVLPAGGEYQWRADGERHLFNPQTIHYLQRACRTGDYQLFKRYSALVDDQTREACTLRGLLEFKLDNDPIPLEEVEPVESIVRRFKTGAMSYGSISKEAHEALAIAMNRIGGKSNTGEGGEDPSRYVPDPNGDSRNSAIKQVASGRFGVTSEYLVNAKELQIKMAQGAKPGEGGQLPGRKVYPWIAKVRHSTPGVGLISPPPHHDIYSIEDLAELIHDLKNANHHARINVKLVSEVGVGTIAAGVAKGHADVILISGHDGGTGASPQTSIKYAGLPWELGVAETHQTLVLNDLRSRVVIETDGQLKTGRDLAIAALLGAEEYGFATSPLVALGCIMMRVCHLDTCPVGVATQNPELRKKFTGDPQHVVNFMYFIAQEMREWMAKLGFRTVDEMIGRVDKLEPRKAIDHWKARGLDFSNILYAPDVPPTVGRYCQIPQNHGLDQALDNTLLLELCKPALEEGKRVAATVPIRNTNRVVGTILGSEITRRYGANGLPDDTIELHFQGSAGQSFGAFIPRGLTLELEGDANDYFGKGLSGGKIIAYPPRESTFKAEENIIIGNVAFYGATSGEAYVRGLAGERFCVRNSGVHAVVEGVGDHGCEYMTGGRVVVLGRTGRNFAAGMSGGIAYVLDEDGTFARRCNREMVDLEAVEDADEMAELEAMIRRHMEYTDSPVAKRVLAQWPDVVRQFVKVMPRDYKRMLEAFARVEAEGLSGDEAAMAAFELNKNDTARVSGN; translated from the coding sequence GTGAACGAGGGTTCGCAACAGGTCGGCCTTTCCGGAGTCAACGGGCTGCCGGCCAAACAAGGGCTGTATGACCCCCGCTTCGAACACGACGCCTGCGGCGTCGGCTTCGTGGTCAACATCAAAGGCCACAAGTCCCACACCATCATCCGCCAGGCGTTGACCGTCCTGCTCAACCTGGATCACCGGGGCGCCTGTGGCGCGGAGGAGAACACCGGCGACGGCGCCGGCATCCTCTTCCAGATCCCCGACCGCTTCTTCCGCCAGGTCTGCCCGCCCCTGGGCATCGAGCTGCCGGCGGCTGGCGCCTACGGGGTCGGCATGCTCTTCCTGCCCCAGGAAGAGGACGCCCGCCGCCGCTGCGAACGGATCGTGGAGGAGATCGTGGTCGAGGAGGGGCAACGGCTGCTGGGCTGGCGCACGGTGCCCACCCAGGGCGAGGGGCTGGGCAAGGCCGCCCGGCTGCGGGAACCCTTCGTGCGTCAGCTCTTCATCGGCCGCAACGACGCCGCCCTGCCCAAGACCGACGGGCTGGCCTTCGAGCGCAAGCTCTATGTCATCCGCAAACGGGCCGAGCACGCGGTTCGCGCCGCGCGGGAGGCCCAGGGCATCCAGGCCCTGGGTGACCTCTTCTACTTCGCCAGCCTCTCCAGCCGCACCATCGTCTACAAAGGGATGCTGCGCTGTGCCCAGGTGGCGACCTTCTACCCGGACCTGCAGGACGAGCGCATCGAGTCGGCCCTGGCCCTGGTCCACTCCCGCTTCAGCACCAACACCTTCCCCAGTTGGGAACGGGCCCACCCCTACCGCTACCTGATCCACAACGGGGAAATCAACACCCTGCGGGGCAACGTCAACTGGATGACCGCCCGGGAGTCCCAGCTCCAGTCGCCCCTCTGGGGGGACGACCTGCCCAAGATCCTGCCCATCATCGACCAGACGGGCAGCGATTCGGCCATGTTCGACAACTGCCTGGAGTTCCTGGCCCTCTCCGGCCGCTCCCTGCCCCACGTCATGATGATGATGATCCCCGAGCCGTGGGCCAACCATGAAAGCATGAGCCCGGAGAAGCGGGCCTTCTACGAGTACCACAGCACCATGATGGAGCCCTGGGACGGCCCCGCCTCCATCGCCTTTACCGACGGCACCATGGTGGGCGCCGTCCTGGACCGCAACGGCCTGCGCCCCTCCCGCTACTACGTGACCAAGGACGACCTGGTCATCATGGCCTCCGAAGTGGGCGTGTTGGACGTGCCGCCGGAGCGGGTGTTGGAAAAGCGGCGCCTGGAGCCGGGGCGCATGTTCCTGGTGGATACCGCCCAGGGGCGCATCATCGCCGACGACGAGCTCAAGCACACCATGGCCACCGAGCGCCCCTACCGCCAGTGGCTGGACCAGCACCTGCTGGAAGCCGATGACCTGCCCCCCGCGCCGGAGGTGCCGGCCTGTGAGCCCGAGACCCTGACCCAGCGCCAGCAGGCCTTCGGCTACACCTTCGAGCAGCTGCGCATGTTGGTGGCGCCCATGGCCCGGGACGGCGTGGAAGCGGTGGGCGCCATGGGCAACGACGCGCCCCATGCCGTCCTCTCGGACCAGCCCCAGCTCCTCTACAGCTACTTCCGGCAGCTCTTCGCCCAGGTGACCAACCCGCCCATCGACGCCATCCGCGAGGAGCTGGTCACGGCGACGGATGTGCTCATGGGCACCCAGCTCAACCTGCTGGAGGCGCGGCCGGAGCACTGCCGCCAGATTCGCCTGAAGACGCCCATCCTCACCAACGAAGATCTGGCCAAGATTCGCCTGCTGGACCGGCCGGGCTTCAAGGCTCAGACCCTGCCTATCCTCTTCGACCTGGAGGCGGGCAGTGTCGGCCTGGAGCAGGCCCTGGAGGATCTCTTCGCCCAGGCCGACGCGGCCATCGCCCAGGGGGTCAACATCCTCATCCTCTCGGATCGGGGCATCGACCGCCGCCGTGCCGCCATTCCGGCCCTGCTGGCCACGGCCGGCCTGCACCACCACCTGATCCGCAACGGCAAGCGCACCCAGGTCTCCCTGCTGGTGGAGTCGGGCGAGCCCCGGGAGGTCCACCACTTCGCCGTGCTCATCGGCTATGGCGCCACCGCCGTCAACCCGTACCTGGCCTTCGAATCCCTGGAGAAGATGATCCAGGAAGGCCTCCTCACTGGCGTGGACTACGACGAGGCCGTCTACCGCTACTGCAAGGCCGCGGTGAAGGGCGTGGTCAAGGTCATCTCCAAGATGGGGATCTCCACCATCCAGAGCTACTGCGGCGCCCAGATCTTCGAGGCCTTGGGCCTGAAGCAGTCCTTCGTGGACAAATATTTCACCTGGACGCCCACCCGCATCGAGGGCATCGGCCTGGAGGAGGTCTACGAAGAAGTGGCCCGTCGCCATCGCAGGGCCTTCCCCGAGCGGCCGGCCGATGGCCAGGTCCTGCCCGCGGGTGGGGAGTACCAGTGGCGGGCCGACGGCGAGCGCCACCTCTTCAATCCCCAGACCATCCACTACCTGCAGCGGGCCTGCCGCACCGGCGACTACCAGCTCTTCAAGCGTTACTCCGCCCTGGTGGACGACCAGACCCGGGAGGCGTGCACCCTGCGGGGATTGCTGGAGTTCAAGCTGGACAACGACCCCATCCCCCTGGAAGAGGTGGAGCCGGTGGAGTCCATCGTCCGGCGCTTCAAGACTGGCGCCATGTCCTATGGCTCCATCAGCAAGGAAGCCCACGAAGCCCTGGCCATCGCCATGAACCGCATCGGCGGCAAGAGCAACACCGGCGAGGGCGGTGAAGATCCCAGCCGCTACGTGCCGGATCCCAACGGCGATTCCCGCAACAGCGCCATCAAGCAGGTGGCTTCCGGGCGCTTCGGCGTGACCAGCGAATATCTGGTCAACGCCAAAGAATTGCAGATCAAGATGGCCCAGGGAGCCAAGCCTGGCGAGGGCGGCCAGCTGCCCGGCCGCAAGGTCTATCCCTGGATCGCCAAGGTGCGCCACTCCACACCCGGCGTGGGCCTCATCTCGCCGCCCCCGCACCACGACATTTACTCCATCGAGGATCTGGCCGAGCTGATCCACGATCTCAAGAATGCCAACCACCACGCCCGCATCAACGTCAAGCTGGTCTCGGAAGTGGGCGTGGGCACCATCGCCGCCGGCGTCGCCAAGGGACACGCGGATGTCATCCTCATCAGCGGCCACGACGGCGGCACCGGCGCTTCCCCCCAGACCAGCATCAAGTACGCCGGCCTGCCCTGGGAGCTGGGCGTGGCCGAAACCCACCAGACCCTGGTGCTCAACGACCTGCGCAGCCGGGTGGTCATCGAGACCGACGGCCAGCTCAAGACGGGGCGGGACCTGGCCATCGCCGCGCTCCTGGGCGCGGAGGAGTACGGCTTCGCCACCAGCCCGCTGGTGGCCCTGGGCTGCATCATGATGCGGGTCTGCCACCTGGACACCTGCCCCGTGGGCGTGGCCACCCAGAACCCCGAGCTGCGCAAGAAGTTCACGGGCGATCCCCAGCACGTGGTGAACTTCATGTACTTCATCGCCCAGGAGATGCGGGAGTGGATGGCCAAACTGGGCTTCCGCACCGTGGATGAGATGATCGGCCGGGTGGACAAGCTGGAGCCCCGCAAGGCCATCGACCACTGGAAGGCCCGGGGGCTGGACTTCTCCAACATCCTCTACGCGCCGGACGTGCCGCCCACGGTGGGCCGCTACTGCCAGATCCCCCAGAACCACGGCCTGGACCAGGCGCTGGATAATACGCTCCTGTTGGAGCTCTGCAAGCCAGCGCTGGAGGAGGGCAAGCGGGTGGCGGCCACGGTGCCCATCCGCAACACCAACCGGGTGGTGGGCACCATCCTGGGCAGCGAGATTACCCGACGCTACGGGGCCAACGGCCTGCCCGACGACACCATCGAGCTCCACTTCCAGGGCTCTGCCGGCCAGAGCTTCGGCGCCTTCATTCCCCGGGGGCTGACCCTGGAGCTGGAGGGAGACGCCAACGATTACTTCGGCAAGGGGCTCTCCGGCGGCAAGATCATCGCCTATCCGCCCCGGGAATCCACCTTCAAGGCCGAGGAGAACATCATCATCGGCAACGTGGCCTTCTACGGCGCCACCAGCGGCGAAGCCTATGTGCGGGGCCTGGCCGGCGAGCGCTTCTGCGTGCGCAACAGCGGCGTCCACGCGGTGGTCGAAGGCGTGGGCGATC